A window from Candidatus Tectomicrobia bacterium encodes these proteins:
- a CDS encoding tautomerase family protein, with protein sequence MPVVHISLIKGRSKEAKKAIAQEVTESVHKHSGAPKEAITVVFHDIDGDSWASAGVLFSDRVKK encoded by the coding sequence ATGCCCGTCGTTCACATCAGCCTCATCAAGGGGCGCAGCAAGGAGGCGAAGAAGGCCATCGCGCAGGAGGTGACCGAATCCGTCCACAAGCACTCGGGCGCCCCCAAGGAGGCCATCACCGTCGTCTTCCACGACATCGACGGCGACTCCTGGGCGTCCGCCGGGGTGCTCTTCTCGGACCGGGTGAAGAAGTAG